The region ACCCGTGATTCAATGCGAGGCGCACAGTGCGTCTGTCGCTTTACGTATCTGACGTCACGACGCTGGACGTTCATTGACTCGTGGGAGGCGCCGGTGTGACCTACAGAAGACGATGGCGGCGGCGGGCAGGGTCTCCTTCAAGGTATATGAGGAGGGGGGGAAGGTGGCGCCTGCGTGCCCAGTGGTGACGGGCCCTCTGTATGCCAGTGTCTGTAAGCTGCCCGTCAGCCTCAGCATTAATGTATTGCCCGGATTTTAGTGGTTTTGTTATATCTGTTGCTACGGAATATTCGTACATTACGGTAACGAGGCCGGTCAGCGCCGCACACACCGCAGGGTCATCTGGTCACCGTATTCCCCCTGCCCAGGAGTATCCTCCTGTCACGGAGGGTGGCGGGCGCCGTGCCACCTCTAGCGCCCCGCTCCGGTAGAGCAATCGAATTACGCGGCTTCTACCGGTCTAAACCCGCGGCGCTCGCGTCCATCAGAGGGGTAAAGGGGCAACTAGATGTTTGATGCATGACCACCCCGATGGGAGGAGTCTGAgacctcaaccaatcacagaaggGTTGTAGGCGATGCGCCTGATTGGTTGTTCTTGGCTCTCCTCAGGGTCCAGTAGGAAGTCTGACTCACAGCCAATCAGGTGAGAGCTGTGGGGCCCTCTCTCCGGTCTGTGGGGCCCTCTCCCCGTGTCTGANNNNNNNNNNNNNNNNNNNNNNNNNNNNNNNNNNNNNNNNNNNNNNNNNNNNNNNNNNNNNNNNNNNNNNNNNNNNNNNNNNNNNNNNNNNNNNNNNNNNNNNNNNNNNNNNNNNNNNNNNNNNNNNNNNNNNNNNNNNNNNNNNNNNNNNNNNNNNNNNNNNNNNNNNNNNNNNNNNNNNNNNNNNNNNNNNNNNNNNNTCAGAAGACCCCGGCCACCATGACAGCCGAGTGGCAAGCTCCAGGTTTCACCGCACGCTGTCACATGCATCGTGTCACTTCGTGACGTGGAATCATGATGGAAAGCCGCGTGTTGATTTGCGCATTTGAGAGGCTCGGGTCTCTGTACCCGCAGGCATACAGTATGTCGCTGATCCCCACGGACAAATgattccgcagctattagcttCTTGCCTTGCAATGTTGACGCGGCGGAAGTCctcagcgtgaaagaaaccgcagcgtgttctattcgcCATGGAAAATCGCACAGTCGGCttccgttatagtcaatggaggccgCCTGTCACATGATCCCTCCGTTGTGAGCACAGCGGACGTATCTCGtgattacacatcaccgctgcGCGTCATGCACTGCGCTGCGCATGCTCGGCGGACGGGACTCTCACGGCGGATCCAGAGagctgagtatggggtctttgcggGCACGGTGTCAGACTCCGCTGTGATAGTCCGCTGGCCGTGGTATGACCACAACCCTATAAACCCTTCAGAGATGAATCTGCCCTGAGGGTCCGCTTCATCCCTGGAGATCAGATAAtgccaggaggagctgcagaggcTCATACATTACCCTGCTGCTGAGTGGGTGACCGTGGACGGGTGGGTATGCGGGGGCTCTCTGCTGTGGTTAATAGGGGGGCCCACATTGTATGGTGAGATGTTAGGGGGCTTCTGATCTGGCAGAAACGTTCCCCCAGCGGTGAGATCTCCGCGGACCCTCACAGGTGACTCCGTTCCTGTAGACCCCTCATGCAGATTTGACCCCACGGCGCCCTTTTCCTGCCTTTATATGGCATAAATTCCTCGCTGTGACCTTTAGGATAAACCGTATTGTATTGGGGACGGTGCGGTCCTACCGCCATTATGGGCGCCGGGGTAGAGTTGTGTTGGATCTCGCAGGTGAAGCTGCAGAATTCGTCACTCACCCTCTTTCTTCTCTTCCAGGTGCGTTCCTTCAGCACGAGTGTCTCCAGACCTGTTTCCAAGTTAGTGCGGGTGAGTCCGTGGGGGTCCGGCCGTTACATAATTGGCGTTAGGGGGATTAACGTGTGAAAACATAATTCTTGGTGGGAGGTGCCGCTCGCCGTCCCCTCTGTACGGCCGGTCTTGTACAAGCGGTTTACCGGTGCATCCATATGTCTGATATGTAGAGGGGTGTCCGGCCGACCGCGGGGTTAGGGATCGAACTAAAAATGAatacatcttgttatttgtacagcgccaacgtattccgcagcgctttcgagtAATCTATTTATTCCCCCCTCCCATGAGATAAATGTCCGATCCCTCGGGGTCCAACGGCTGGGATCTCCAGTGATGGTGAGACCAGCCCACCCGAATTCCCTGTAGATGCAGCTGATCTGCACACGCCCGTCCGCCGCTCCACTGGCCTCTATATGGCCGGCAGACACTGATGCTGagcaatctccctccatcccataCAAGTAATTGGCGCGTGCGCCCCTCCGCTCCATTCACATAGGGGCCTCTGGGTGTGCCAGACTCACCGTCACTGGccccccagcgatcagacatttatctcctGTCCCTAGGGGCGCTCTCTGCTGTCCACTCAGTGTTGTCTCTCTTTCCCCTGTAATAGCCTGTGGGGGGGACAGAATACTTGCTGATTTATAATGGAGGCGCTGATCCATCAGGACGTGCGCCGCCCCCTTATATGCGGGTTATGGGTTGGGGAGGGGCTAAAGACAAGTTTTTGTTCTCCAACTCTTTCCCTTTTCTCTCCTCAGCCGCCCATCCAGGTCTACGGATTGGAAGGCCGCTATGCCACCGCTCTCTACTCTGCCGCTTCCAAGGAGAAGAAACTGGATCAGGTGGAGAAGGACCTGAACAGAATGTCCGTGAGTGCGAAACCACAAACTGCAGTGGCCTCGGGGAGGGGCACGGGGCTCTGAAGAGTCTGATGGGTGGGACCTGTAGACGTGGTTACTGCGGGCTTGACCAGTTCTCACAGGTTACTCTGATGGGCTAATAGAGAGCACCGATGTAATAGGGGAGCCGCAGAATGTTCGACAGCATTTGTAGGCACGACTCGTACGGTGTTTGGGCGTGCCTCCACGGGGGCTGCAGCGATCGGCATCACCACTATGATGAGCCTGACATCTGCATGGGATAGTCTCCGGCGGCAGGCTGCGGCCCCCCATCTGTCCTGTCTTCACCTCCCATCTCATATACGTTCTCTTGTTCTGTCTTTTAGACTCTTATTAAGGACCCCAAGTTATCTGTCATCATCACAAACCCCCACATCAAGAGGAGCATGAAGCAGAAGACGATCACTGATCTCCTGGCTAAAGAAAAGttttcccccctcacctccaactTCGTCAGTGAGTATCCAACTTCCTGCacagattaaagggattgttcagttgCAAACTACTGATGGGCCTATTTACAGGATAAGCCATCAGCACTAGACCCGTGGGTGTCCGCTGTCCGtggcctccaccgatcagctgtgctggtgcaggaagtagacatctttgttcacagtgcagtggccagacttgctgTTACAGGCAAAGGTCCTATTCAATTTAATGGCAACTGCAGTACCGAACCTGGCCACTGGAGTGAGaacggagccatctgcttcctgcagaaatcagcctgGGCACAAGTGTACTGACCCAGAAGAAAGCTGACCAGTAGGGATTTTGGGttgtggacccccactgatctgctattgatggcccatcaatCGTTTGCAGCTGGATAACCCCTATAATGTAGCTGGTATTTCATGTGCACAAAGCCCTACGGAGCTGCAGATTCTGCACTGTGGACCCCCATTACGCCCTTCTGCTCCATGAGAGTTCTGCCCTGCATTGTGGTTTGACAGGTTGTCGACCCGGTCAGACCCTCCGCCTGCAGTGCGGTGAGACCCCCGCCTTCTCCTCTGTAGTCTGTTGCTGTCCACCCCACCTCCTTCTATTTTTCTTGTAGCAGTTTATTATAGGAGCACAGATTTGTATTGCGGCtgtattggatctgtgtgcccgACGCCATAAACTGCAGGGTGCTGTAAACGGGCGCTAACTCTCCAAATCACTGGTTATGAGAGCAAAACTACAGTTTACGTTGGTGGCCTAAAATGCCTTTTTGTGCAAAAATCCCACTGGGGGCGCTGTCACTTCCCTCCAACTTGCtgaccactgcctgttgtcaagtgatgcctcTGATACAAAATCAGCAGAACAAGAAGTGGAGGAAGATGATGAGTCCTGCTCAGTGAAgttggagaggaggaggagggacagaATCggagacttaaggcccttttacacactattattgctcaaaattcgcccaaaagtcatcttttgagcgattatcgttgcgtgtaaatgtgcgcctatCCTGCACTGTTCGTCCATCGCTGAGCTCAGCTTAAAATTCgtcatccctgataagagggaccgcacgctgagtcctcgggcagcgctgataacattccttCAGCTTTTACCCCTGCAGGTTGTAAAAGTCCTATACTGCCATAAATGGtgcgaccctcccccccccccccccccccccccctccatccccccctcccctgcacacgACATCATTTTCTGAAGTGTCCGTTACACTTCAGCTTGTTTCAGATGTCTGTTTTAGTCCACAACCTTTTTTCTTACAATTTTTCCTTATGCcgtccctctgttattcctcctggaaaggcATAGATGAATGGACCCCGGGGGGTTCTCCTTTCCTTATTTGTTCATGGTGGGCTTCAGTGCAGGTAGGCGTCCTACTGCCAGGGATAGTAATGCTTCTGTGCGGTCGAGTCCTGATGTCTTCGTGTTCTTCCTCCGCAGATCTGCTGGCTGAGAACGGCCGTTTGCGTTATACCCCCGAAGTGATTGGTGCTTTTGGTAAAATCATGAGTGCTTTCCGGGGAGAAGTGCTGTGTTCCCGTCACCACGGCTTCCGTAAGTGTCCAGTCCGCAGCTTCTCCACCCGGCCAAGCGCAGCGCTGACCGCAGAACGCGCCAATGTGATTAGTGTTAATAGGCAGCGGCTTCTTCTCCCCCTCGGCCGGGTTGTCTCCACAGCTCTGACTAATGGGAGAACATGTTAGTTTAGGTGGTCTGCATTTTCTTCAGAGATGGCAGGATATgcgttattaaccctttaatgactagCAATTGCGCAAATGTTCATGTTTGTTTCAGCTTTTCAAGAGCTGTAACTCTTATTTTATGTTGGCGGAGAGTAATGAAGGCTTGTTGGTTGCGGGACGAGCGACCTGATAGGACTGTTTAAACTAAAGGGTTTGTGCGCATGTCTGTATTAATTCCGGCCATCTTCTGCCCCCTAGAGGAGCACCCAGTAATGTTCTCTGTCGTGTAGCAGATGCTCGTGTCTTCCCTGTAAACCATCACATACTTACTACATACCATTTGTTTGCAGCCTCTGGATGAAGCCAGTCTGACGGAGTTAAAGTCGGCCCTCAATGGTTTCCTTGCAAAGGGAGAGAATGTGAAATTGGAGATCAAGGTGGGTGTTAAAATGGGTGTGATCCTCCCCTTCCTTCAACCCTTAGGCTGATACAGGGGAGTGCGATGTGGGGTGAAATCCCACCACTGAATCCCCCTCTAATCCTGTGCCCACCCACCACAGTCAGGAAGGAGATTGAAGGGGACTCTTGCAGATAATTGAGTGCTTGTACTCGGCCATTTCCATCCACTCCATCATGCAGCCGCCacgccattcagtctcctccgcCAAGTCCACAATAAGGAGGGGGAACACGGTCCGCCTTTTATTggaattggtggaggtctcagaggtgagaccccTCCCTCCTACTTATCAGACTTTTGtcacctatcctttggatagtcGATGGGTCtattttggcacaacccctctAATGGGGCGAGTCGGGGTGGCCGCCCCATCTGTGGCCCTCTGTATAAGGAGGCAGTTGTACCGCACATTATAGAGGAGGCTTACAAATCTTCATCTGCCGCTAACCTGTGATGACGGATTGATGCCATAATCTAATCTTGTGACTTTACCTTTCAGACTGACCCCTCCATCTTGGGCGGGATGGTTGTCAGCATTGGGGAAAAATATGTTGACATGTCCACGAAAACCAAGATCCAGAAACTGGCTAAGATTATGAGGGACACCGTGTAAGAAGGCCGTCCTCTACCTAGTTTATCTGCTGAGCAGCCGCTGAATAAATGTTCCCGAGTGTAATTCATCCGGTGTCCGAGTTGTTGATGTCTTCCCCGTCCCCGGTGAGGTTCCCACATGTACCCTGGGCTGAGGTGTGGATGATGAGGGTGTTCTGGGCTCGCAGCCCTCCACCACATGTGCGGAGGGCTGCATGCATCTCGGGATCTACAGAAAACCTCCAATCAGCTGAGATGTGGGTTTTATTTGCAGAAACCCTCGACATGacttgggctgcctgtccacggccaagaTGTCATAGCGAGATCCACGGCGATAAATCACCCGGGGAGCCAACATGACACATTTTCCATAGGatatgggggagggggtgggggagatgTGACCCCCTGCAGTGCTAGGCAGAGCCAAGACATGGGAGTCTCATTATAGAGATCAGCGGTTCTGTGGATGGGGGGGTAATAtgtgattctggtacaatcccttttaaGGGGACCCAAgcgtgcagttacaagcactggccactatacaggggtcagagctatctgcttccgctCTGGACACTGTTGTGGTGTTGGCAGCGGGCACCTGACCAGTTGATCATACGGtatcccaagcggtggacccccacgatcaactactgatgatctattctgaggatggGTCACCAATATTTGGCTGGAAAATCCCATTTTGTAGGGTTCCTTAGTTCAGTAAGGCCTGTTTCACGCGGGCTACAAACTACCTGCATGTGATACTCCTGgtgtccaatgggttctttcaggctacaagatCTCTAATGTGGATGAACCCGTTGCAAACCATCAGCTTCACATGCATGTGCTTTGTAGCCCAACACTCTGCAAACGGCACCATTGGGTAAAGTATTGCCGCCCCCTCAGAGGTTGCACCATATGGGATATGATACATCTGGCTGTTGTGTTCAGTCTTGTTCCTCACAATCTGAGATTTGGGTCCATGAAGGGAAACGTCCGTTGTTTGACATTCGGAGGTTGAATCCGTGTTCTAACGGCGCGCTCGGGGGATCGGTGGCTGTTTATACTCCGTCGCCATAATGATGAACTGGCAGATCCAGAAATGAAGACGGACACTTTATTACTTCACTAATAGTTTAATAAACTTTTATCCCCCACCAAAACATGAAGTCCAAACACCACAGAAGAGGCGATTAAAAAGTTCTGATATGTCTGCTAACAGGCGGAGGGCTACACGTTGCAGTACCGCTGCCTTGGCACTTTCCTGAAGATGCCCACGTGGCACGGCTCTCGGGGAACATGTAAACTAGAGAGAACGGATGAACGGTCTACTAACCCAACAAAAGTCTAAAAGGGGGACATTGAGAAAGTGCAAATAAGCAGCGCTGCTACCAGACCGACCCGATCCCAGCCGACGCGGTTTCCTACTccatatattattttttacacccCCTTAATTTAATGCTAAAAACAAGAAATTGCTGCAGTGGCCGAGTCTGTACCCGGCTGGGACCCCAACGACACATCGGCCAGGACAGCAGAACTGTAACTCCTACACTCGGGTAGAAGCCTGGAATTACTGGAGTGACTAAAAGACTTCccgtagggctcattcacacgagcgcatttgTGCGGCGgagcgtaatatgcagtgaatagaacccactgatctcaataggtttgttcacatcagcTTATGTTTTCACACTACGTGCGATTGTGTCATTTACAAACAATAATATGCGGTCTGACCAATCGTGGCGCTCTGACACACAACTGTCCATTGAAATCATTAGGCGAGAGTAAATGGACATGTGCAGAAAACCCGCGGATTCGCTGCGCGTGTAAAATCAATGTGCGGGTTGTGCATATTTTGTGGCACAAATACTCGCTGCAGCGGGCGAAAAACATGGCCACAATGCGCCCGTCTGAACGAGCTCTAATTCTGTGACGGGAAGAAAAACTAAAACTTTCCACCaagtgcaaaaaacaaaaaaaaataatccagcaCCATCTAATAAATAAACCCTAAAACCTCCGTATGAAATGTAAACTGTTTCTGAAACTTTCCTACAATGTTTCAAAGTACCTTTATATTCGAGTGGTCAGTAGAACTCCCGCCCCTCCACTTGTGGCGCGAGCCGCGGGGACCAGGCGGTTTATCTCATGATTTATGCAGTGCCTTACAGCCCAACTCCCAGCCTTACTCCTGCAGCTCTCTGGGCCTGCTGGGGCTTGTAGTTGCCAGCAGCTGGGAGGCGGCGGTGCACTGGATTTGTGCAATGGTCCGTACTGGCCGATTCTTCACAACTAGACGGTATCGCCACCGCGGTGCGTACCATATTAAAACACATACCATAGTAACTAATAAATTATGCTTCAGTAGTCTCAGCCATAAACACTAATAGGAACGGGCTGTCACGGCGACGTCAGCACTAGCGCCGCAGCAGGGATCCCAACAGACGCCCGCCCGACTTTTACATAGAGAATGGATGAGATTagaacagatttttattttttcttatccccaggttgtgtctgtgatgtgcgatACCGGGCAACCTGCGGACAAGGATGAAATGGCGCGGTTTTAGTGGATGGAAAAAAACACCACTCCCCCCACCCCAGTTAATCTATGTTCCCTTTAACACATTCACGACTGGCAGCTTCTCTCCATATTCCCGTACATGTAATATTACCTCCCGCCATCACACACTGCGGCAGCTATGGGGTGGGATGCGCCATTCTATTTTGGCAAGCGCCACCTGGCTCTCGCTGCTCAATTTTTCACATCTATAGTGGACCAGTCAACGTTACAACGTCTCTACTACGGTATTCGCTAAATCCGCCCCGTCGTGGTAGCGCACAAAATGGCCGCTGCTGTACGGGAGACGGTTCAAGAACAGTATCTGCAATCCGTACAAAATGCTTCAGCAGAGGAAGGACCACGGACCCCCCGCCGACCACAAAGACAAACTGCTCCGCATACGGGGGGCTTCGAAGATTAGATGTGGTCCAGGCGATCTTGTGCCAGGAATGGCGCCGAAGTAATGTTATAAGGAGTAACGCCACAGTGAAGACTGAAGGAAGAAATGTGACACAAAAATAAGACACGGGGAAAACAAACTCCTGTAAGGTTCTGTTCGCACGGCGCGGAGATGCTGCGGATTATCTGCAGTAAACCGCGTACTATCggtgtggatccgcagcagacgCCGCCCCTTCAGCCACAAGGGTTAAATCTGCCGCAGATCTACAGCAAAAACCGTGTCGAAATCCGGATGCAGTTCTATTGCAGCTTTTGTCTGCATCATTTCTGCTCCGTGCCGTCAGCGTCAGCGTCCCCGCCCGGCGTTTCCGGCTATTCACAATGTACCGGTGTGGCGCTGCGCTCTTCGCGCCTCGATGACATCACACAAGTTGTCCTATCAGCTGCATGAACGAGCGCCGCGGCCTCTTCTCAGCGTCCCCGCCATTCGCCTCTGGCCCTAAATGcattgagctgtaataccaggcattGCGGCTATGTGATGTATGGCGCGTAGAGGCCGCAGCGCTCACACGAGGGGGTCCCCGGCCGCAGCGCTCACACGAGGAGGTCCCCGGCCGCAGCGCTCACACGAGGGGGTCCCCGGCCGCAGCGCTCACACGAGGGGGTCCCCGCCCGCAGCCCCCACTTTTAGTGTAAGTTTAAACGTTGCTGATTTTGGTGCGATCCGCAGACTTCGCTCCCAgcttgaattcaaattgaaaggATTAAATCACCAAAATCTGCCCCAAATCAGCGCCGTGTAAACACATCCTTATCGGCGGTCTGTGAGATGACACAAACATGGCTGCCTCCATCCACCAACCGCGCCGGGGGGGGGGTCTGCTTTTGTATCTCCATCCTATTAAAGTAAATATGGCGAACGGCGGGCAATAATTTGTTTGTCGCTCGGGCATAAAATTCAAACTGCGATCAGCGGCGctcagcttccattcactgagtgatcgtcgctcctgtgtgaaagcgtaGAAGCGATTATCGACTGCGTTCATGCGCAGCAGAATGTCCGCTCACCGATCCCTGCAGACGTGTTTTCCGCGGTATTCACCCCTCATTGGGAGGATTGAGGGATTTTGCAGCATAAATAGCAATAAAGTTCTGACGCTACGGGTTTACATTCCGCGCCGCGCGTCGTTTCTGCAGTGGGTTTCGTGAGGTTTTTTTCCGGAAGCAGATGGATGGGATTTTCAAAATGTCATCCCCTTTACTGCTCTTGTGACTGTAGAGGGTCCGGGGGGCCGCGCTGGTGGTGGGAGGAAACATCCAAGTATTTAAAAGGGGCTCACTTCTTCCCAGGAACATTCCATGCTCATGCTGCGTCAGAGGCTCGGACTGTTCAAGGGAACAATGAGCAGcggcaataccaggcacaacccctGTACAAGGGGGGCGCTGTTTTGGGAAAATAATGAAGCCGTTTTATAACCTTATCCTAGTAGTTGTCACTCTGGTGGTCCGATTAGTCTGCTGTCCTGCGAACACAGCGCTACatttactttgaaaaaaaaactaaatggcaGCAATCAGCTTTTACGTACCACAGATCACATGACAATAGTCGGGTCGCCATCTTGTGTACCGCAGAGCACATGATGCtagtccagcagccatcttgtgtACCACAGATCACATGACAATAGTCGGGTCGCCATCTTATGTACCGTAGAGCACATGATGCtagtccagcagccatcttgtgtACCACAGATCACATGACAATAGTCGGGTCGCCATCTTATGTACCGTAGAGCACATGATGCtagtccagcagccatcttgtgtACCACAGATCACATGACAATAGTCGGGTCGCCATCTTGTGTACCGCAGAGCACATGATGTTAGTCCAGCAGCCAGCCATCTTGTGTCCTCGGCCCTAACAACACTCGAGGCAAGCAGAGACGTGCACAGCAGGCCTCTACCACGGCAACGGcccccggcaaccaatcacagaactacttgcactttacctcagcagtttgaGATGTtgaagctgcgctctgattggttgttgcgGTGGCAATGACAATTTGGACCTATCGGACGGTGCGAGCCGTGCGGCCATAGATCCAAAATCAAGGCCCAGCTTGTTAGAGGGGTTGGCTGGGACTTCTAGTTCTCCACCTCTCGCTTACTGTTAAACGTCTTACTCCAGGCTTTCTTGCTAGTAATTGTTACCCACCCCTGAATGGCTGACGGTCACGAAGCGACGAAGTTCTGTAAACCGGGGGTCAGTGCAGGCGGCGGGGTGTTAGGGCAGCCTTAAAGGCTGAGGGGGACGTTTACGGAGGGAAGAACTGCGGATAGAAAGAGGCTGGACCACAATTACAAGATGGCGGGTAACCTGCTGATCCGTGGGGGTCTAACACTCTCCAGAACGAGACTTTATGTCCCCGGTGGGCTTACTGCACGCCTCGCAGTGAGGAGACTGACTGGCATGCCGCTCGCACAGTGACGCTCCATCTTCACTGGGACCACTGGAGATACCGCAGCAAGCGGTCGGCTACTTCCATCGGCCCCAGTGAAACGAATGGCGTGCGGACCGCCCATGCTTGTCCAATGTAATGTCAGTGCAGGTGGGAGATGCGACCCCCACACTGACAGGCAGCGAGGGACTTAGGACCCCCGTTCTCATGATtgacagtgagacccccaccagtccGCAAGTTCTCCCTCCTGTGGACATCTTCTACTTGGGGTACAACGTCTTCAAGAATCTCACACGACACGTTTAACGGTTCTTCCACTTTGTAACGTAACCCAATAATGCAGGAAATGCCATTAGTTTCTCAACCTGCGGGACTCCCACCAATACTGCAAGCGACGGCGCCGCAATAACGTATCTGCTGCGCCGCACGGACCTCCTCCAATCAACAGAGCCGACTGCACTTCCCTACACAGGTGGAATGTCGCAGTGGGCGCAGCGTTCGCACTTTGTtacggaatttctgcagcaaaaccgcagctTAGCGCTACAGCAGATAATACGCAGCGGTTTCCCCCTCTACATCTAGACAGGATTTACTTTAATAGTAAACGATTTTGTGGCCGTATTTCTGCAaagtgtgaacgaacccttaaaggggttttccagaaaaaGTTGCAGGGAATGTAGCGAGATCTAGTAAGAGCAGCCCAGCGCTCCGCTCCACCCGTGGTTACATTGGCTGCACCCGTGACCTAACTGGATGACGCCAACACCCTCAATaagaccccccccttccccgctatGAAGTGCTTTATCTCACTCTGTAGTTCCCTGTCGGCCACCACTAATCAGAGACTCTGACCCCTCCCTTCCCCGACGTCTTTTCCCGCAGCACGGAATGCAGGAGGGAGCGGTCAGAGTCTCCAATTATATCAGCAGAGCCCAGACTGGAGCTACAGAGTGAGATAAAGTACTTCATGCTGTGGTTCTGCCTGCCAGAGGTACacaaagagggggagggggactagtattattagggccactaagggggtcactacaagtactggggccactggaataatagaggtaaaatcatacgttacgataagccacgcccctaacagCCCCCCTAAACCACACGCTTTACCTGTATACGGGACATCACTGGGCAAAGATGCAAAAAAATGGTGGCGTTACAGGTCATGTGATGATTAGCAGAAAGGGACCATCAGGGGAGGGATGACTAACCTGCGGCGGggctgtaataaaaagcaattcgGACAACC is a window of Eleutherodactylus coqui strain aEleCoq1 chromosome 4, aEleCoq1.hap1, whole genome shotgun sequence DNA encoding:
- the ATP5PO gene encoding LOW QUALITY PROTEIN: ATP synthase subunit O, mitochondrial (The sequence of the model RefSeq protein was modified relative to this genomic sequence to represent the inferred CDS: deleted 1 base in 1 codon), with translation MAAAGRVSFKVRSFSTSVSRPVSKLVRPPIQVYGLEGRYATALYSAASKEKKLDQVEKDLNRMSTLIKDPKLSVIITNPHIKRSMKQKTITDLLAKEKFSPLTSNFVNLLAENGRLRYTPEVIGAFGKIMSAFRGEVLCSVTTASPLDEASLTELKSALNGFLAKGENVKLEIKTDPSILGGMVVSIGEKYVDMSTKTKIQKLAKIMRDTV